A genomic stretch from Methylorubrum extorquens includes:
- a CDS encoding putative translational regulator (YjgH-related) (Evidence 3 : Putative function from multiple computational evidences; PubMedId : 10368157; Product type r : regulator), translated as MLERVVTEPDNYAPFLLSQGIRYGNLLFISGQAGAADDGRIVEGGFWAQGEQAFANLRRALEAGGSSLKDVVKVTIFVTDMSHFKDVVELRRQFFSEPYPADTIAEVKALYDPAAMIEIEAIAAVHTP; from the coding sequence ATGTTGGAACGTGTGGTCACCGAACCGGACAACTATGCGCCGTTCCTGCTCTCGCAGGGCATTCGCTACGGAAACCTGCTCTTCATCTCTGGCCAAGCGGGCGCCGCGGATGACGGCAGGATCGTCGAGGGCGGCTTCTGGGCACAGGGCGAACAGGCCTTCGCTAACCTGCGCCGCGCACTTGAGGCCGGTGGATCGAGCCTGAAGGATGTCGTCAAAGTGACGATCTTCGTCACCGACATGAGCCACTTCAAGGATGTGGTCGAGTTGCGGCGACAGTTCTTCTCCGAACCCTATCCAGCCGACACGATTGCGGAGGTTAAGGCGCTCTACGATCCTGCGGCGATGATCGAGATCGAGGCTATCGCGGCCGTCCACACCCCCTGA
- a CDS encoding protein of unknown function (Evidence 5 : Unknown function) has translation MTYQLGRAPAKRALVQQALHPVGIAFSHWAGVRNEKNARNGPQAAVQHFTGPKSVFGAEAIERCVKCTSADVMAYIMVCRSRISWEPRSPPQHTVRIGDIRGCGRPR, from the coding sequence TTGACGTATCAACTCGGCCGAGCGCCTGCGAAGCGCGCTCTCGTACAGCAAGCGTTGCATCCGGTTGGGATCGCGTTCAGTCATTGGGCCGGAGTGCGCAACGAGAAGAATGCCCGCAACGGGCCGCAAGCAGCGGTTCAGCACTTTACCGGTCCAAAGTCGGTTTTTGGTGCAGAGGCGATTGAGAGATGTGTGAAATGCACTTCGGCAGACGTCATGGCCTACATAATGGTCTGCCGAAGTCGTATTTCATGGGAGCCGCGGTCGCCGCCGCAACACACAGTCCGGATCGGTGACATCAGGGGGTGTGGACGGCCGCGATAG
- a CDS encoding putative membrane protein (Evidence 3 : Putative function from multiple computational evidences; Product type m : membrane component): MPDWQALFVPEHSLLEIALRGTIMYLALFLVMRFVMQRQAGAVSLADLLVIVLIADVSQNAFSNEYKSLTEGLLLVLTIVGWNYAIDWLAFRVPDFERFITPKRLPLVVDGRICWRNMRREMITHAELMSQLRQQGIDDPVLVRLASLEGDGSISVIRQDDEEPNGKPEDRRAVT; this comes from the coding sequence ATGCCCGATTGGCAGGCTCTGTTCGTGCCGGAGCACTCCCTGCTGGAGATCGCCCTGCGCGGCACGATCATGTACTTGGCCCTGTTCCTCGTCATGCGGTTTGTCATGCAGCGCCAGGCGGGCGCCGTGAGCCTGGCCGACCTCTTGGTCATCGTGCTGATCGCCGACGTCTCGCAGAACGCCTTCTCGAACGAGTATAAGTCGCTGACGGAGGGGCTCCTGCTCGTCCTGACCATCGTTGGCTGGAACTACGCCATCGACTGGCTGGCCTTCCGCGTTCCTGACTTTGAGCGCTTCATCACGCCCAAGCGCCTGCCGCTTGTCGTCGATGGCCGCATCTGCTGGCGGAACATGCGCCGGGAGATGATCACGCACGCCGAGTTGATGAGCCAGCTTCGCCAACAAGGCATCGACGATCCCGTCCTCGTTCGGCTCGCCTCGCTGGAAGGCGACGGTTCCATCAGCGTGATCCGCCAAGATGATGAGGAGCCGAACGGCAAGCCGGAGGATCGACGCGCTGTAACGTGA
- a CDS encoding exported protein of unknown function (Evidence 5 : Unknown function), with the protein MRCRAPSVTAAWGLALAAALAFPGATAAQDEPITLADDPFEVTDPHATPPGEAAYSIVGSYERAATGRVRSTWGAETELSYGVLPNLDLRIGQTGAYGNLDVRRRLGTVSTEGGGPSSEQERAALGGTTRLGALYQLTEESGSWPIVGLLGRVRSLYGPGGTAYETEATALFGKTLMAGERPLSVSLNIGTVHRFDPAPGERMTRYLVNASAGQALTRDTALVITYAREQQEMGQPDYSLAQAGVRHRLRDQRAILGAAVGFGLNRNTPQFQVALAVQWELGASK; encoded by the coding sequence GTGCGATGCCGGGCTCCGTCCGTCACGGCTGCCTGGGGGCTAGCCTTGGCGGCAGCACTGGCGTTCCCGGGGGCGACTGCGGCACAGGACGAGCCGATCACCCTGGCGGATGATCCCTTCGAGGTCACCGACCCGCACGCCACGCCGCCCGGTGAGGCAGCCTACTCCATCGTCGGATCCTACGAGCGAGCCGCGACAGGCCGCGTGCGAAGTACCTGGGGCGCCGAGACCGAGCTGAGCTACGGCGTGTTACCCAATCTCGACCTCCGCATCGGCCAAACAGGCGCTTACGGTAACCTGGACGTGCGCCGTCGCCTCGGAACAGTGTCGACCGAAGGGGGTGGACCCAGCTCGGAGCAGGAGCGTGCAGCTCTCGGCGGAACGACCCGGCTGGGTGCGCTCTACCAGTTGACGGAGGAGAGCGGCTCCTGGCCGATTGTCGGCTTGCTCGGCCGCGTGCGCTCCCTCTACGGACCGGGTGGCACGGCGTACGAAACCGAGGCGACAGCCCTCTTCGGCAAGACGCTCATGGCTGGCGAGCGTCCGCTCAGCGTGAGCCTGAACATCGGTACCGTCCACCGCTTCGATCCAGCCCCTGGGGAACGGATGACCCGCTATCTCGTCAACGCCTCAGCCGGACAGGCACTCACCCGCGACACGGCTCTGGTCATCACCTACGCACGCGAGCAGCAGGAGATGGGTCAGCCAGATTACAGCTTGGCGCAGGCGGGTGTGCGACACCGCCTGAGAGACCAGCGTGCGATCCTCGGTGCAGCCGTGGGCTTCGGACTCAACCGGAACACACCGCAGTTCCAAGTCGCGCTCGCCGTTCAATGGGAGCTTGGCGCCTCGAAGTAA